CTTTGGCAGTCTATCAGCCAAATCCGAGCGTTCCAAATCCAGCTCGAGCTCAGGGGCTTCTCGTAGATAGTTCAACTCTTCCAGAAGGTCATCGACGCTCCGCAACAAGAGGGCTCCATCGCGTATCAGCTGGTGGCTACCTCGACTTCCCTTTTGGTCTATCCGTCCGGGAACCGCAGCTACCAGACGACCTTGCTCGCCGGCGAAACGGGCCGTGATCATCGAGCCGCCCGCGTCGTCCGACTCTACCACAACCACCGCGTGCGACATGCCGCTTACCAAACGATTGCGCATCGGAAAGGTTTGCCGATCCGCTCTGCGCCCAAACGGAAACTCCGAAATCACGGCTCCATTCTCTTGAGCGTCTCGAAAGATCTCCACGTTCTCCGGCGGATAAACGATGTCGATGCCGCAACCAAATACGCAAACAGTACTGCCTCCCTCCACTTCGAGGGCCCCTTTGTGGGCAAAGGTATCAATCCCCCGAGCCATACCACTGGTCACACAAAAACCGAGTTGAGCCAAATCACGCCCCATCGAACGAGCAACGGATTGGCCATAGAGCGTACAATGCCGAGTCCCCACGATCGCGACAGAAGGCTTTCTGAAATCGTATTTGCCCAGCCGATACAGTCCGATCGGAGGATCGGAAACCTCCTTTAGCAAGCTCGGATAGCAATCGTCCTCCCGGGTCACGAAATCGACCCCACGCTGTTCCGCCTGCTTCATCTCCTTTTCCAATTTGAAGTGAGCAGACCAATCGAGAAGGACTTCGACCGCTTTTCGCTGCAGTCCTTTCACGCCTTCGAGTTCGCTTCGAGAGGCTTGCAAGATCTTCCGAGGATCGTCGTCGAAAGCGTTTAGTAGTCGGTTCAAGGATACCGGACCAATAGCCGGCAATCCGTTTAAAGCCCAGTAGGCTTCTTTACGGGAGAGTTGGGGTTCCATACCTCTCCAAGCTGAAGGGCAGGAGCTAAAAAGTCCAACAAGT
This genomic interval from Pelagicoccus albus contains the following:
- the dprA gene encoding DNA-processing protein DprA; the encoded protein is MEPQLSRKEAYWALNGLPAIGPVSLNRLLNAFDDDPRKILQASRSELEGVKGLQRKAVEVLLDWSAHFKLEKEMKQAEQRGVDFVTREDDCYPSLLKEVSDPPIGLYRLGKYDFRKPSVAIVGTRHCTLYGQSVARSMGRDLAQLGFCVTSGMARGIDTFAHKGALEVEGGSTVCVFGCGIDIVYPPENVEIFRDAQENGAVISEFPFGRRADRQTFPMRNRLVSGMSHAVVVVESDDAGGSMITARFAGEQGRLVAAVPGRIDQKGSRGSHQLIRDGALLLRSVDDLLEELNYLREAPELELDLERSDLADRLPKLEGLEAQIAKLLEGGEAVSQEDLAEKLDLGISEVSVSLLTLELKGVTAKRLDGRFELAARM